The segment ACCTATTGACGTGCTACTTGACTCTCATAGAGTCATTAGACGACACTTTTCCGCCCACTGTTGCAATGGAGGGTTCAGACATTTTAACTTTGACAAACaaatatattgaaatttttcaacactTAGTTAATTATTTGTTACAAGAACTACAGAACTGGAACAACAATACGGAACAAAACTCTGATGACACAGATGCGGAGTTGGAAAGAGATACTTTGGATGAAGACGCGATGCAAGTCACCAGGGACGGAACTGGGATTCGAACGAATGGTCCTTCGCAACCACAGGCGGAAACTATGGAGGTTTCTGAACAAGTGACCCCGTCCTCACTTACCGAAGTACTCGTCAACTCTCTAAAGTTCAATCACGCTTTGATGGAACTGATCTTTGAGTCGAAAATATCCACCGAAAAAAATCCTGAAACGGAAATCTTGAATCCTATTCAgatcaattttttggaagatACAACCAATAAATTCTATTTACAACTATGTGATATTATAGACTCCATTTCCGCCGCCATTCCATTAGATCTGAAGGAAATTGGCTTAGCGAAGGTTTTAATTGAAGGTTTTAACATCATCACCTCGGGGACTTTCGAGTCATTACAAGATTTTGTTTTGCAAACCGCTTCCTTTACCGACCTccttgatgaaaatgacaTACAGGGCAAGATTGACCTTTCGTTGATCAGGGTTGATATCGTTGAATTCGCTATTTTGTGTCTAAGCGAGTTTTCTTCAGATTCAGCTTGGAAGCTCTCTGGGCTATTGACTAAAGTTCTTACAGAGGCTAGAGCTTTATTAACGAACCACAGAAACCACATTTTGTTTGcaaaaaatcagaaattGAACGAACAATTGAGCCATGTTGTCTTTCAACTTTGCGATGTCTTAGTAAATTCCTCTGATAATGAACTGAGAAGGTACGCCATAAAACAGTGCAGTGAAAAGGCACAAAAACCCCCAGAAGGGGCACGTACTTTAGAAATACTGATGAAAAATGCTAATGTTTTCCTGAATAATGCTGTCCttatttcatcaaaacAGTGCGGATTACAAGAAACAATTATCGAtaaactgaaaagaaattatatCCACAATCAAGCTAAG is part of the Saccharomyces paradoxus chromosome XIV, complete sequence genome and harbors:
- a CDS encoding uncharacterized protein (similar to YNL193W), whose protein sequence is MGPSKHFKHSSKDNKRKNEQKALITQEDFYLAAIDCEEQADRWLLSDVKKCLRFYLKALEHYESGLTALDSTQEGKYNIYYNETRLFLQIYTDYLANNGYINILQYVKMDDMPDLSNLVLSLPQITQRFEIVYETFPEQRTWDLQFNLLTCYLTLIESLDDTFPPTVAMEGSDILTLTNKYIEIFQHLVNYLLQELQNWNNNTEQNSDDTDAELERDTLDEDAMQVTRDGTGIRTNGPSQPQAETMEVSEQVTPSSLTEVLVNSLKFNHALMELIFESKISTEKNPETEILNPIQINFLEDTTNKFYLQLCDIIDSISAAIPLDLKEIGLAKVLIEGFNIITSGTFESLQDFVLQTASFTDLLDENDIQGKIDLSLIRVDIVEFAILCLSEFSSDSAWKLSGLLTKVLTEARALLTNHRNHILFAKNQKLNEQLSHVVFQLCDVLVNSSDNELRRYAIKQCSEKAQKPPEGARTLEILMKNANVFLNNAVLISSKQCGLQETIIDKLKRNYIHNQAKERLLFLQGLEEKSNGDDVTSASPTTMTFDMPPDHPFYSHYR